The genomic region TTCACCTATCAACAAAGTTTTTGGCTAAAAGACAgcaattttagttttatagaAAACCTGGTTCAGTGTATCCCAAGCTTTTAGCAGATTTAACAACTTGGCTCAATGGCTTGCCATCTTCAACCTCACTCATTACATAACCCAATGTACCTGTCAAAAACAAGtttgtttataaaaaaacaaatcaaaagcAATAGTTGTATATAATTGATAACCATACAGAAACCAAGTAGACACCCAACAAACATTCAAACTAACAGTATAGATTCATAACAATGCATTCACAAATTTTTACCGCTCAAACTTCCAACAATACGATGGATGGGGTCTCCAGATGAAATCATGCGATTTATTGATGATATGACTGGAAGCCCAGCACCAACCTAACAGACAATAAAGCTAAATAAGTAGAAAAAGTTTGGGACATTGCAGTAGAGTTACATCAAACTCCATCTTCGcagcaaaaaatattttaaggaGATTGTTGCAACTTCACTTACAGTTGACTCATGCCGTATGAAGCGAGGATGTGAAACCAATTTGTCATAATCCTCCTGCAGGACAGGGCAAAGAAAGATCATAACAATTTTAGACCAGCAGCAAGGTATAgataagaaaatcataaaaatcatTAGAGAAAATGTTAATGACAGCATGAAATGCCTCCTTAGTATCTCTTGGTAGTTCAAAGTGAAAACATTCACGTCCACGGCATTacacaaaaaatataatttgacaACATGAAAAGCATCTCTAATTGTTTCAAGTTACCAGCTAATATGCTGTGTACTAGAACTTATTACCAGTGTGGATGTAAGAGGCTTTTTATTTGCCAGAACAATGCAACAACCCAAGTCAACTCCTTGCTTTAGCACTCCAACAGTTTCCGAACTGGCTGAGCAATCTACAAGGGCTAAACCTGTGGTGAAATGATTACATTACAAAAACATAAACGTCTTGGCCCTCTTGGCCATGAACTAAGCTTCACTTTAAGTAAAGCTAATCAATGACCACATTCCGGGACAAAAATGTCAACAGCAAACAACACCAAACAAACCTGTTGATTTTCCAAGAAGCGATGCAATGCCTAGCACTTCCGTTCTTGATTCTGAATTGGAGAACGTTTGACACTCACCTATGTGAAATAAGCAACAAAGAAGCATAAGCGAgattgtaaaaataattaaaggaGAAGCTCTCGTCTGATAAAACAAAACatggatataaaataatttaccaaCGCCATTAACTTTTGACAAGGAAGAACCATCTGATTTGACCCTACAAACTTCAGTTAAAAGATTATCGTCCAATTCCTTTTGTTTAGCATCTGACGCAACAACTAGTGATTTACTATCAGACACTCCCACAACTCGTAAATGAACTCCCTGCTTTCAAATAGATTATATCCAAAGCAATATAGTTATCACTCATCATCAATGAAATAACTCTAAAGACTTCTCCTTTAACTCATTTCACTCCACAAACAATTCACCCAAATGAAAAAACACAACAACTTGAACAATGCGAAGGACGTTAGAATGAAAAGATGCTATTTTTAACGCAAATAAAAGAGACCCAACaaggaaaaagattgaaaacgatgaaagaaatgagaaagagaagtaCGAGTTTGGCGTGAAGGGATCTGCAGGACACAATGTGCTGGAGGAGTTGGCGTCCAACACCTCCACAGCCCATTAGAATTAGAGGGATAGTCTTCATTATTCTGCTTCTGGTTGATCTTCTAGCTCTtgggttttcttctttttggctGGTTTTTTATGAAACAAAACCCTTTTTGGGAATTCTATAGAGAGTGGATGAAGCCAAGGTCAGTGAAGTGAAAAGAgaactaattttttatgaagCTGTCCCAAGTTTCTTACTTTCCTTCTTTCTCCTTTGATGGGTTTTGGACTTTTGGACCTTATTAGGGAAAACAAATATATTCTCTGTTTTTTTGTTTCCGTTCCTCTGATATCCAACATTTTGGCTGTAGTCCAATACATTACAATAACAATTTTCTCTCAATATTTATTGTAAAagcttaattattatatttaaggCTAAATGCTTTTTTAGActaaattaatcttattttattaatattaatcttattttttagAGATATAAAATAGGAGAACCTTTAAGAATTAAGacttataaaagaaataaacagTCCAAAACTTGTTTAAAATACGAATACACATTATTACTTGAAGATGGTTGTCAAAAGAAATCATCAAACTAAACATAGGAGGACCAGTAAGAAAACTGTCTTTTATTTACCGCTAACCGGGTAAGAATGGATCCGAAAAAGGTTGATCCCGGGTCGAAAATAACGGGCTTGTTGTTCTCACTTCTATCTATGTTTCTCATCTTCGAAGGTGCTTAACAAGACAATTTGGGGGGGTATCtttgtaaatttgaaaagTTTAAACAGCCAGAGTTTAGGGTTTCTCACtttctcaagaaaaaaaataaaacaaaataaaaaaatatttttccttccaaTCAAACGATCAATCTCTCACAGTCCCACTCCAAAGACTCCTTTTGtccttaaaattcttcatCTATACTCTCCTTTTCGACCCACGGTTTGCGCTTCAAGATTTACATTTCCAGGTACTGCTTAACTCTCTTCATTTCCTTATAGTTGTCTGTGGAAAATTCATGAATTTGATCAACAAGTTAGTTTTTTTCTGCTGTTTTTTTAACATGGGTTTTGATTTTAGATGATTCTGAGTAATGGGTTTTCTTTAGTTTTAGTTCTCATGTTCAATCCATGGAGTTTCAGTTTTCAGCTCTTTAATTGTTTTCTTGGCTGTCATGGATATGACGAAAAGGCATTATTTTTTGTGTTcaatctttgtttttcttacattttaCGTGAACGCGTGTGTTCATCTGTATGCATAGTTATGTGCAGAACAATTTTTGAGCGATAACTTAGGGACTTTAATCAATTTGAAAGCTGGCTTTATGCCTTTATGGTGATTAGCTAGCTATTTCTCTCTTTGAGTTTCGACTTAGTATTTTGCATTAATAGTTTCATGTGGTTGGCTAGAAAGGTGTGGTAATTGCATAACTTGATGAACTGTAATTCCTATGAGAGGTTATATTAGATGTAtgtgtgtgagagagagagcacTTGGctttttaattatgttgtaCTGAATTGCTTCTTTTGGCTGATGGAAAACAAGTGCAGATTGCTTCAAAAAGAATAGAATATGCAAGGAACTAAAACATAATTCGCTCACATAGTAAGGCACTTTATGAAATAGTACTGTGCAGTCGATAAGTATGGATGTCCATGTGATTGATGCAGAAGAGGGTTTGGGCCATCGTGGGATGTCAGATGATGGGGATGCTGAACCCAATGAAGGTGGAGAAGCAAATAATGCAGAGAATTCCTTAGCTCATGATGAGGATGGGATTTCTGAGCCATATGTAGCTATGGAATTCAATGCTGAAGATGCTGCTAAAACTTACTATGATGAGTATGCTAGACGTATGGGA from Theobroma cacao cultivar B97-61/B2 chromosome 9, Criollo_cocoa_genome_V2, whole genome shotgun sequence harbors:
- the LOC18590837 gene encoding bifunctional aspartokinase/homoserine dehydrogenase; the encoded protein is MKTIPLILMGCGGVGRQLLQHIVSCRSLHAKLGVHLRVVGVSDSKSLVVASDAKQKELDDNLLTEVCRVKSDGSSLSKVNGVGECQTFSNSESRTEVLGIASLLGKSTGLALVDCSASSETVGVLKQGVDLGCCIVLANKKPLTSTLEDYDKLVSHPRFIRHESTVGAGLPVISSINRMISSGDPIHRIVGSLSGTLGYVMSEVEDGKPLSQVVKSAKSLGYTEPDPRDDLSGMDVARKALILARLLGRRIELSSIRIESLYPEEMGPSKMSVEDFLNGGLVKLDNNIEERVRKASLNGNVLRYVCVIEGTRCEVGIQELTKNSALGRLKGSDNVLEIYTRCYSEQPLVIQGAGAGNDTTAAGVLADILDIQDLFP